The DNA window CCTTTTTGGCCAAATGGGGGTGGAATATCCTCACCGGAAGCCAATCTCTGTGCTGCAGAGTTTTAAGAGCTAAATATCTAAAAGGGAAAGACTTCCTTAATTGCAGATATAAAGATGCAGATTCGTGGTTTTGGAAAAGCGTTGTTAAAGCAAACGCTATCTTAAGAAAAGGTGCCTGCAAGTTGGTTACAAATGGTGAGAACACTAAGATCTGGGAGGATCCCTGGATTCCGCATCGTAATGGTTTCCGTCCGAAACCAATTGGGGGCCCCTCCCTCAATGTAACTTGTGTGGCTGAGTTATTGTTAGATAATGGGCAGTGGGATGTTCCAAAGCTGCGAGGCTATTTCGACCAAGAAACAGTCTCTGACATTCTTAAAGGAGGCCACCCTTCTGGAACTGGCTCCGATAGTTGGGTTTGGACACTAGAAAGTACCGGGCGATTCTCGTCTAAATCTGCGTATCTGTCTCAGGCTCAGGAAAGAGCTCCTCACTGTGAGGTAGCTCCGAAACTCTGGAATAAGTTATGGAATAGCAAAATTTTAGAACGTCACAAAGTTCTGTGGTGGTGTATCCTTTCCAGTGCCCTCCCGGTTAGAGCGGTGATTGGAAAAAGATTCCATATAGACGACACAACCTGCCCCTTATGTGGTTTAAGGGAGGAATCGTTTGAACATCTTTTCCTGTCCTGTGATGTGGCGTTTCATTTATGGCGCTCCTCTCCATGGGGCATCTTCCCAATTTGTGACACTGGCATAAGAGTTTGGGATTGGGTCAAGTTTATCTGGGATTTAAATACCAGAGGGGTTCGAGTTGATGATGTGTTTTTATATGCCTCGATTGTTGTGGATACTATTTGGAGGGCGCGCAATGAGAAGGTTCACAATAATTGTTCTCctgatttaaaaaaatgtattgacaATATTTGTACCTCTTATGCAGATTTACATGTTACTTTGCTTCCTAGTCCCACTCCAGATCTAAAGGAAGCTTGGTCCCCTCCTCCCCCGGATTGGATTAAGCTGAATTGTGATGTTAAGGTGGGATATAATAGTATGTGCATTGCTGTTGTTGCAAGGGATCATTTTGGCAGAGTCATTAGAGTTCAGACGGCTAGGGAAGATTTCTCGGATGTTCTTTGTGGAGAAGCTGCGGCCTGTTGCTTGGCTGTCTCCGTAGCCTTAGATATTGGTTCTAAATTTGTGATTGTGGAGAATGACTCGAGTGTGGTGATCAATGCTTTCAATGGGAAGGTCTCTCGCTGGGCTCTTGAAAATTACATCTCTTTTTGTACTAAGAACTCTCCCTTttttattagttgtaattttgTTCATGTCAGTAGATCTTGTAACTTCGCCGCACATAATGTGGCTAGATGGGCGTTTGCTCATCAGGTATTTGGGTCTATCCCGGTTTTGGATTTACCTAACAATATGTTGTGTAACGACCGCGAGGTCTAACTatttaattatatgatataaacgctttttctcaaaaaaaaaaaaaaaaattttttttcaaaaaaataaataaataaatatgagtcaaattattttattggATCTTATTCCTCCACGTATTATTAATGTTtatctaattttttataataaaaaaaaaattgacaaaacaataaaaaaaaattaataaacagaGTAGTCTCATATTCTATTAACTTCTAAATTAGTAATGTCTTCTCTCGAAGTTCCGCCATTACTCAAACCACAAACTTGCTTCGGTTTCTCTCAAGCTCGCCGCTTTACCACTTCTGCCACTGTTTTCTCTCTTCCATTTCGCCATTTCAGAACCCTTGCTTCTCCTCTTCTCACAACTCCTGCTCTTAAACTTCAAACCTCCAGATCAACTCACATTCCGGCCATTTTGGACTCAGACTCCGGCGCCATCGCCACCTCCGACCACTTATCTGAACCTCCGGTCAGAATTGTCGCCTTAGTAGGCCATGGAACCCTCAGTCCTCTAAAATCCGCACCTTGGCAGGAGGTCATGCTCCACACTGTAAGTACTGTGTTGAATTCTTTGTTTTATGGTAATATTTGGGTTTTACATATTTGCTGATAATTGGGTAATTGAATTTTAGGCGAAGAGATTGAAATGGGTTGATGAAGGGTATGAAATGATAGTGTTTACTGATGATTTGACTCAATTAGATACTGAAAATTGTGTGAATTTGAAAAGGGAATTgagctgtgctgatattttggTGATTGTGGGTGTGAAAAACCAAGAGTCAGTGAATTGGATTCAAAGCAATAGTGGGAATATTAGAAACATAATTTGCTTTGAATCTTCTCCCAATTTGGTGAATAAATTGGGAGGTTCATATGTAGAGAGTCAAAATAAAGGGAGGCCATTTTGGGGCCAAACAAAGATAAGTAATGAAACTGTAGAAGTGGTCAAGACTGTGTCTGAGGCTTGGGAAAGGCATAATTCTGATGATATAAGATTTTGTATATTAGTTATAATCAATGCTTTTATAAGGCCAGTCTCAATTTTAAAGAATCTGAGATCAAAGGGGTTCTCTACTCTCAGTTGCATGGTGAAGAATTGTGGGAGTCAGATACTAAATTGTCTATTGGATCCTGACTGTAGAAAAGCATTGCAGTGCTTGAATAATTGTAGTCCTGTGGATCAAGTGTGTAACTATCGGTGCATTGCTTCATATGAAAGTCCTACATTGGAAGCATTTTCCTTGTGCGTTTTGCAGAAGCACAATTGCCTTGGATTAGATGCTAAGATTCCTGAAAGGCCTTATGTGCCTCCCATGTCGAAATTTCGAGGGGAAGAATTGTGCCATGAAGTTGCTGAGGATGTTTTTGTTGGCTGGTTGGGGGGTTTGGACTGGAGTTGGCGTGTAGTGGCGGGACAGAATCCAGCTTATGATCAATTCCCCTGTCAATACCAGCTATTTTACCGCGGAAAGGCAAAAGGGTCGTTTTGGTATGAGCCAGTGTTTCAAGTGAAAACTCTTGAGGGGAAAATGGTTTGGAGGAGGAGAAAGTACAGAGTTAAAAGGGGAAAAGTTGTTGGGACATTTTACTTCAGTGTGTTGGACAATGGGGTTGTGTCTAATGAGTTTTGGACCATAGTGGATGCACCAGATGATCTTAGTTGGGGTTTGTTTCATTACAGTGGAGCTGCTCGAGTTGCAGGACAATCTTATACTGGGGCAGTGCTTGTGAGTCCAGATGGAGCATACCCAAATGAGATGGAGAGGAAGAGATTGGTTTCTGCTTTACAGAAATGTGGAATTGAAGAATGGGAGCTTTATACAGTTGATAATTGTTCATGTGCAGATCCTCCATTAGGAATTCCAGAGGGTTCAAATTTGCATTCTGTGATTCAAGTTAAAGAAATGGCCCAATTGGGTGTTCAAATTGGGGTACCGAatgtctgaaaaaaaaaaaaaaaattaagtagcaTTTACAGTATAAtaatttgacttttttttttcgttttttgttaaatattcaAAGCTTGCATTTTTTTTGAAACACCCATCTtcatttttatctattttttttaagctCATAAAGATCCAATCTTTGATTGGTCTTGGGCTCTTAGAATCTGTAACAATTTCTTGCTCTTAGTTTTTTTGGTCTTGGTCAAACTCACAAATCTTGTATATAGAAATACATATTCCTTACTAGtgactaattatattttaatgtgTTGTGCATGAACACATCTCAGAAAAGTTTATATCTGTCCAAGCTTGCttgttttttctcttttttgtttgatttaatTATGAGCAATTTGGTAAGTCTTGTTGAGTTTTATATATACAGGTAAGATTtctttatatatgaaaaaaaattagctgACATATTTCAATCCCCACAACTCTACTGCTGGGTGGTGAGATTTCTTTCAATCTAACTGGGTTTCCAATATTTACTTCCTTTAGATTTGGAACAGTTTTCACAGAAAGAAAGATTCAAATCTTCGAACTAATTAGTTTACATCTTTCATGGACGACGACATATTTGATTCATCTCTAAATTTAGAAGAAGCCCATTTGAAAGAAGGCTTCAATGAGGGCTACAAAGATGGTCTTGACTCTGGTAAAGAAGACGGTAAACAAGTGGGTCTGAAAACTGGGTTTGAGATCGGTGAAGAGCTGGTATTCTACAAGGGATGTGTGGATATATGGACCTCAGTTATCCATGTTGACCCGACCCAGTTTTCTTCTCGGGTTCAAAAAGGTATTAAGCAAATGGAAGAGTTGATTGAGAAGTACCCAGTTATGGAACCTGAGAATGAGAGTGTTCATGAGATTATGGATAGTTTGAGGTTGAAGTTCAAGGCTGTATGTGCTTCAATGGGTGTGAAATTGGAGTATAATGGGTACCCAAAATCTTCTTCAGATGCAAATGAGATGGGATTTTaacaatgaaaaagaaaaatggtgATAGAGTTTTTGTAATGTTTAAGAATCAGTTGTGTCAAACTAGCTTTTGAGCTTGTAATCAAAACTACAGTGTTTGTTTTAATTAGATTATTGTCTTTGTTTGGAAAATGTTATCTTTCTTTGGTTTATCTAAATATAAGGTTTTTATGAAGATTGGTACTTTTAGTTGGACTTAATTGGATTAAAGAGGTTTGTTCAGATTCGTTCTCTCTAGTCACAGCTATTAACAAAGGAATGGTGTTTTTTAATGAGCTGGGTGTGCGGCTTAAGGATGTCACAGctttattttctaaactttcgtTGTACCATGTGGTTCGGAATAAGAATTCTAATGCTCATAGTTTGGCAAAGTATGCTcttcggttagacgatgagctattcTGGTTTGAGGAGGTGTCGCCGCTAATTGTGAATTGTTGTTTTGTTAATcatgtgtgattttgatcaccgcgtcaaaaataattttgtgttaTGATATGGGCAGTTGAGAGAGAAAAGATAATGTTAAAAGTCGATGCTTGGTTGTTGTAAGGTGTACATATCTGAAAGTAGAAACAGGGCAGCACTAGAGTCCATTGAAAGAGCTGCTAAGCTATTCCCAAAAGCTCCCATTATCAACAAATTTGTTGATGAGACTTACAACAGAGTTGGCTACACACTTGTTTCCAAGTTGGTTCCATGCCCCTTGAGAACCTCAGTCCTGGCCATGGTTAAGGCTGCTTTGGAGTCCATTGACCTTCCATCCTTTGCTCTCTACTTCTCTGGATCAGGCTGCTAACATTGCCAAGTCTTTGGCTGCACATGTTGGTTATGGTCTTCAAGGTTCGTCTCTTTAAAGTTTGATCTTGTTTGAATTTTGTAGAAGCAATAACTGTAGTAGTAGAACATCAAAAATGGTCTAAGTAAAATTCTTCATGACTGTCAAATATGTAAAGATAATGTTTCATGACACATTTTTGGCCACTAATATCATCTACATAATACAGctattaaattgtatttcatgcaatatttttaaaattctgtGTAGTATTGATttttataatacaatacaacctGACTTAATACAGCGTACCAAACCAACACTTATTATCTTCTTATTTCCATTGCTAAAAACTTTATATGTAATTTGGAGTACCTACTTTTCTATATGGAGCTGCCCATGTAGAAGGGAAAAagcttgatacaatcagaagaGAGTTGGGTTATTTCAAGCCAAATTCAAGTGGAAACCAGTGGATTCACCTCATGTGTGATTCCAACAAAAGGAGTCATTGTCATCGGAGCAACCCGGTGGGTTGACAACTATAATGTTCCTGTTTTCTGTACCGATCTCTTAGCGATTCGCAGAATTGCAAAGGGTGTAAGTGGAAGAGGAGGAGGCCTTCCTTGGGTCCAGGCCATGGCACTTGCACATGGTGAGACTGTCATTGAAGTAGCTTGTAATTTGTTGGACCCAAATATTGTGGGAGGAGATAGAGTTCAACTTGAAAGTTACTTGAAGTTGGACTTAGGGTAAACGgaggatttatttattttaattttttattttgaatcaCACATAAAAAAGAAAGCATTATTCTATGTAATGAAAACATCCATGGAATGAAATGTTAGAGAATTTCGCTTTGTTATTTATCATGAACATAAACATGGAGCTCTACTCTCTCATGAGTAAACCATACTTGAAAACTTCAATTCAACTCATTTTCAATCTACATATTTGGTTTCAATCAAATACAAGTCCTTTTTGGAAATTTATTCATAGAAAATTCAAATTTAGTTCAtccacttaaaaattcaatgcaaaccaaataatatttttcaattgCTTTTTAGATAACTCTTGCTCTATTTTGCTTGCCACAAACATCTTAGACATCATtgacataataaatatttatttcataATATGTAAAGTTTTCCCATTTTATTTCTCAATATTTGACAAAATTCAGGTTCTATGTTGGTGCACAATTCAAGCTTTAGCAAACTATCTGAGTGCTCTACTCCTCTAGCTTGAATAAAATGTCAAGAAATTTGAACTTGAAAGTATTAATCTATAATTATTTCCTTACAGAAAATTAACTTTCAAAGACCAAATAAAAACACCACTTAAGCTGAGCCTGATTCTACTTTTTTTGTTGCTGATGAATAAGCCTGATTCTACTTGCTTGACAAAAAAGATGTTTTTACTTCAACTTTGTGTATTCATTCTCAAATTCCTTCTGTAACTGTTCTCTTGATTTGGATTTTGCAGCCAACACAACATCATCGAGAAATCCCCTTTCTGGAAATTCTTCTGGCACGAGAGATCGGTATGTCTCAAACTGCTCTGCAGCCTCTTCCTTTTTATCAAGTAAGCTGTACACAATCCCCTGCAACAAATCCCAACCATGTTAGTTAGTTCTACTTCTTAGTTCAAACGGTTTTACTATCGTCTATTTTACTGTGTATACCCGATTATGAGAATTGGGAAAATCTTAAAAATCATGAGAAACATTGTCTGCTTATCATGCTAAGAATTTGTActttaaaaattgaaataaaatatgttCTCTTAGAACACCTCAATTTCAGGAGCAGCAAGCAAGCAAGCATATCTCGGATTTTGGATAAGTTTGGAAGTCACAGATTGGAGTTCTTAATAGTCTAACAAAAGTAGAGAAGGGTAATAGATTTAAGCTAAGCCTTAGTTTCCAACCCTATCATTATAATGTGTATCAAACTTATACAACAAAGAAAAACATGTCTCTTCATAATATGTTCTCATTGCATTGCATGGGGTCATGAAATGATCACTAACTAAAATTCATGTTTCCACAAAGTCAACTAACTGAGGAGAATTTCATGGTGCATTGATACAATACCTTCAATCATTAACAGagattttcaaaagaaaaaataaaaaactcgaAATATTAGCAGCGACAAGAACAACATTAGAAAGCTCACCATGCAGAGATAAGGTCTAAAATCACGATGATCCTCCTTAACCAGAGTTTGAAATTCCTTCAAACCTTCTTCCAATGCCCCCTGATGAGACAAAAATTTTGTAACACAAATTAACAGTTGCTCAAGCAACTAGAACTACTTAAACCTAACATAATCTTTCATATGAGTATACAACATACCATTACCATCAATTCAATTTAAAGAATACAAAGATTACAAGTCGTTCCAATCCGAACTTACCCTTACAACATGCATTTGTGCAATCAGAATTCTGATGTTTCTCTCCTCGGTAACCTTTTTTTCACGCCGAGCTAATTCTAAAGCCTTATTCAGCATCTCAAACACTGCTGGACCTTCATGATTCTTGTGCATCACTAATGCTAGACCCTGTTGAACACAATTATTAAGTTTTTCAGCAATGACAATTTGGTAGGATAGAACAACTATTTTGCTATCAGCCCAAAACCATTAATGACACTTTAAGTAACAAgagtaaattttatatatataggcaACAACAAAGTATATAGTAATTGCAACTTCTCAAGGAGCTAAACAAGTAATAGTCTAGTTATTTCAATTCATCTAATCCATTAACAACCAGCAACCTTATTTCATCAACAAAGACTGAATTTTTAAAGTGGCAAACTATATATACAATCCAAATACATGAGCAACATTTATAATGAAATCATAAAAgcgaaaaaaaagagagaaaagaccAAGAATCATACATGCAAGGCTCTAAGCAAGAGAGGCCTCTGTTTCAAGATTTCCTTGAGCAATCGTTTTGCTGTACTCAATTTCCCCATCGTCTCATAAGAAAGTGCCAGCAAAAGCTTCCATTCAACTTCCTGTGGTTCCAACTCAACCAACCTCTCCACATATTTAACAGCCTCCTTTGTGTCCCCTCTCCTCATTTTCTCATACAAAaccaccattaaagcttcaGTATTATTCGGCTCCTTCTTCAAAACCTCCTGGTAAAACTCCTCCTTTTCAATTTCTTCACTTTGGGTACTACTAGAGCTGGTCGTTTGAGCAGGTAATAAAGCCAAAGCTGGTCTCATACTAAAAAACCCAGTAAAGAAAGCCGTCCCAACTACAAACCCCACAATTTTTTCCAGGAGAAATCGATGAAAATTATCCTTAGGTGGGAGAAAACAGCTCAAGTCTGACCCATTTGAGAAATGGGTCTTGAATCTTGATGGGTTTGTAGAAGTTCGGAGTATAAATGGTTTTTGTATGTGGGGTTTAGGGAAGGAGGGTTTAAGAGAGTTGTAGTCAAGCTTAGGATTAGAAAAGAGCTTGGGAGTAGAAAAGATGGTAGTGTGAGAGCAAAGAGATAAAGCAGTGGAAAACCCCATAATGGATTTCAATTTTCAATTCAATGCTATTATTATTCAGTGTTCACCCATTTGAGAAGTAAAAGCCAAGGCTTTGCCGGTTTTATGACGAAGGGGACGAAGAACAGAAGAGCAACGGCGACTATGGTAGGCACACTGTGAGAGGAAATTcgcctttaatttttattttatataaaatttataattttaattatattaagttttttaatatttttattttaattcatattctaaaaaaaaaaatatattatcaaataaaaataaattaaactttaaatattatgactaaaaaaaattaaaataaaaaaatatataaaaaaaatttagaaaaaaattaaaaaaatatatacataaattaaaaaagaattatgaaaatcaaatcaaaataaatattgaaattaatataaaataataagaaaaaaaaaatttaaaaatattaagagtaatttttaaattataatagggtatatttatcattttatggaGTACAAatagaattattattttttaattattttaccaaTTTTGATTTACCCCAACTTTCTTATAAACTTACATATTTATCTCTAAAAAATATAATCtattatatttgaaattatatcttaattatttaaagatgtgagaataatttaagtataatactcaaaagagatatatttaaattaaattttatttaaatataaatttagttaatgtatatataaaaaaatattcgtcgatattattattattattattgttcaaAACATATTGTtcctataatattattattttacgcTATAagcttttaaaatttcaatattaaTTGGTCGATATTTTGAGATTAGGGCTTAGGTAATTCCTTAACTTATATAAATCTCCTAAAAGAATGACCAATTGAGGTAAATCATAACAATGGTCAGAaactccaaaaaaaaatatgcaatcAAATATATACTATATCTTCTCCTAAAAACATATTGATgttataaaatgtataaaatgAGAAAAGAACTATTATAAATTTcctatttaaagaaaaaaaaaattaatacaagaCACTAATAAAATCAAGAGTAAtttatagtataaatatttaagttaaattcttagttataaatacttaaatttaattttttacggtaataatacttaaattatatttttagaatttcATAGGTACATGACCGTTAAATTATCCACGTAtcattttttattggtatatttaaattaatttttttaaaaaataaaaatttaatgactttgaACAATTAAGAATTGCCGCGTGGCGATTTACTTAACATT is part of the Cannabis sativa cultivar Pink pepper isolate KNU-18-1 chromosome 5, ASM2916894v1, whole genome shotgun sequence genome and encodes:
- the LOC115715944 gene encoding uncharacterized protein LOC115715944, which produces MSSLEVPPLLKPQTCFGFSQARRFTTSATVFSLPFRHFRTLASPLLTTPALKLQTSRSTHIPAILDSDSGAIATSDHLSEPPVRIVALVGHGTLSPLKSAPWQEVMLHTAKRLKWVDEGYEMIVFTDDLTQLDTENCVNLKRELSCADILVIVGVKNQESVNWIQSNSGNIRNIICFESSPNLVNKLGGSYVESQNKGRPFWGQTKISNETVEVVKTVSEAWERHNSDDIRFCILVIINAFIRPVSILKNLRSKGFSTLSCMVKNCGSQILNCLLDPDCRKALQCLNNCSPVDQVCNYRCIASYESPTLEAFSLCVLQKHNCLGLDAKIPERPYVPPMSKFRGEELCHEVAEDVFVGWLGGLDWSWRVVAGQNPAYDQFPCQYQLFYRGKAKGSFWYEPVFQVKTLEGKMVWRRRKYRVKRGKVVGTFYFSVLDNGVVSNEFWTIVDAPDDLSWGLFHYSGAARVAGQSYTGAVLVSPDGAYPNEMERKRLVSALQKCGIEEWELYTVDNCSCADPPLGIPEGSNLHSVIQVKEMAQLGVQIGVPNV
- the LOC115715945 gene encoding uncharacterized protein LOC115715945, translated to MDDDIFDSSLNLEEAHLKEGFNEGYKDGLDSGKEDGKQVGLKTGFEIGEELVFYKGCVDIWTSVIHVDPTQFSSRVQKGIKQMEELIEKYPVMEPENESVHEIMDSLRLKFKAVCASMGVKLEYNGYPKSSSDANEMGF
- the LOC115715946 gene encoding protein SLOW GREEN 1, chloroplastic translates to MGFSTALSLCSHTTIFSTPKLFSNPKLDYNSLKPSFPKPHIQKPFILRTSTNPSRFKTHFSNGSDLSCFLPPKDNFHRFLLEKIVGFVVGTAFFTGFFSMRPALALLPAQTTSSSSTQSEEIEKEEFYQEVLKKEPNNTEALMVVLYEKMRRGDTKEAVKYVERLVELEPQEVEWKLLLALSYETMGKLSTAKRLLKEILKQRPLLLRALHGLALVMHKNHEGPAVFEMLNKALELARREKKVTEERNIRILIAQMHVVRGALEEGLKEFQTLVKEDHRDFRPYLCMGIVYSLLDKKEEAAEQFETYRSLVPEEFPERGFLDDVVLAAKSKSREQLQKEFENEYTKLK